Sequence from the Streptomyces sp. NBC_00358 genome:
GCGCCGCCGTCGGGGAGAGCGGCGGGTGTCGGGAGTTTATGCGCGGAGCGTGGCGGCTGGAGTACTCTCTGTGCCCTCGGTCGCGCGTCTGGTGCGTGTGAACCGGTGGGGGCACGGGGGCACGTGACACGGGCGGGGATCCATGGTTGCGGTCGACGCACCCCCGCGTCCGTCGTGTTGTGGGGGTGGGTATGCCGGCAGGCGCCCTGATGGACCGTCAAGTGATCGCGCAGAGCGTCAAGGACCTCGCGGAGCGGCCTGCGCTCGGAACCCGGAGGGAAGAGCTGACCGCGCTCGCGGTGGCGCTCCGGGACCAGGACGTCACCGCTCTGGACCCCTGGTCCGAACTCGATCTCCTCTCCGCGTACGCCCGTCCGGAGAGTCTCAGGGCGAGTGGCGGCCAGGGCGGGGAGCACACGGTCTGGTCGTACGCGGAAGGCGTGCTGGGCGCACTGGTCTTCGTGCCCCTGATACTCACCTGGTACGGGCTGACCAGGGCGTCGAGCGCGTACGGAGCGCTCACCGGCGCTGATCCGCGGGCCGCCTCCCGGCCCTTCCTGCAGCTTTGGCAGTCCGGTTTCGAGGGGCGGCTCACCGGCGCCTTCAGCTTCGGCCATGTGGCGATGAGTGCCACCGTCGCCATCGCCGTGCTCTTCGCGCTGGTGCTCGTGCACGGCCTGCGGCGGTCCGCCGTCGCCCGCCGCGAGGAGGCCGCCGACCGTGCCGCCGAGGAGCTCATGGCGGTGCTCGTCCCGACGCTGACCCGCGCTCAACTCGTCCTGAACCAGCGGCGGTCGAGTTCTCCCCAGCGCTTCGCCGCCGAACTCACCGGTGCCGCCGCGACCCTCGGCCGGCTCGGCGACGAGGCGGTGCGGGTCCAGAAGGACCTGAGGTCGGCCGCCTCGGCGGTCGGCGACGCGGTGCAGGCCGCCGAACACAGGCTGGCCGCGGTCGACACCGCGGTCAGGCCCCTGGAGGTCGCGGTGGGCCGGGTCGAGGCCGCTGTCAGCGACGGCGGGGCGCAGGTCCGCGAGGCGCTCGCCGGTGTCCGCGAGGCGAGCGGCGAGGTGCGGCTCGCGGTGCAGGGGGCCGGCGACCGCGTCGAGGAATCCGTCACCGTGCTGGCCGCGTCCCAGCGTGCCTACGCCACCGGCATCGAGGTGACCTCGGACGTCTCCGCCCAACTCTTCGGCCGGTTCGGTGAGGTGGCGGAGGGGACGGCCCGAGCGGTCGAGGAGTCCCAGCACGCGGTGCGTGAACTGAACGCCCAGAGCCGAGCGTTGCGGGCGGCGGCCGACGCGTTCGCCCGGCTCGTCGACGAGTTGCGGGCGGACCGTCAGGTGCGCGCCCATCTGACGGACCCGGGGGACCGGACGGGCCGGGCGCACCGGACCGAAGGCGCGGAGTACCCGACCGACCACCGTGGCCGCCCCGCCGACGCGACCGGCATCCCGGCCGACCGGACCGGTGTCTCCGTCGACAAGCCGGGGCGGCCCGGTCCCCGGCCCGCCGACCCCCGCCGCGATCCCCCGCAACTGCCCCCCGCGTCCCTGACCGAGGCCCGATGAAGCCCGCTGGAAGGTTCCAGCCGTTGTACATGGCGGGCTGGCTGTTCGCGGACATGCTGCTCGTTCTCGCCCTGGTGGCCATGGGGGGCCAGGGCGACCCGCAGGCCGCAGCGAAGCAGCCCGCCGCCTCGGCCGCCGGGAGGAAGTCCCGGCACACCGGCCCGCGGGCGGTGGTCCGCACCCCGGTCAAGGTGGCCGTCGACGCGCCCGCCGGCGACGACGCGGGAATCGTACGGGCGTTGCGCGGAGCGACCGCGCGCTACCGGGGCCGGCGCGCCGCCTTCGTGCTGACCTTCGGGCGCCACACCGACCCGGGCGCCGGGGGCCGCTACGCCCACGAGATCAACTCCCTGCTGGGGAAGGCCCGTCCGGACATGTTCCGCGCCGCCACCACCCGCGACTTCTGGAAGGGCGGAGCCTCCGCGGGCCACGCCGACATCGAGATCTACTTCTACACGTACTGACCCGGAGGTACGAGACCTTGCAGATCCTGCCCTTCTACCTGCTCTGCGACGAGTCCGGGTCGATGATCGGTGAGCCGATCGACGCCATCAACGGCGCGCTCCCGGACCTGCACCACGAGATCAGCACCAACCCGACCGTCGCCGACAAGACACGCTTCTGCCTCATCGGCTTCTCCGACACCGCCACCGTGCTGCAACCGCTCGTCGACCTGAGCGACATCGACTCGGTCCCCGCGCTCGCCGCGGGCGGTCTCACCTCGTACGGCGACGCGTTCCGGACCCTGCTGCGCTGCGTCGAGGCCGATGTGGCGGGGCTGAAGGCGGAGGGCCACGAGGTGTACCGGCCCGTGGTCTTCTTCCTGTCCGACGGCATTCCCACCGACCCGGACTGGGACCAGGCGTACAAGGAGGTCACCCAGTCACGGTTCTGCCCGAAGATCATCGCCTTCGGTATCGGCGAGGCGCAGGAGTCGACGATCGCGCGGGTCGCGAACTTCCGGGCGTTCATGCAGAAGGACTCCTCGGTGTCACCGGCCCAGGCGCTGCGTGAGTTCGCCTCCAGCCTCACGAGGTCGATCGTCCGGTCCGCCGGGAGCATCGGCGCGGACGGCGGCAACGGATTCACGCTGGCCGTGGACGACACCGTGCCGGGCTTCTCCCTCGTCTCTCTCGACAAGCTGTGAGGTCGCACCGATGGAGAACGACATGAACGCCGCCGGACGGCCCCGCACCGGCCCGCGGCAGCCCGATCCACAGGCCCCGGACGGCCGGACGCCAGCGGAGCGGCGGACACCGGACGGCGGCCAGGCGCACGAGGACCTGGCGTACCCGGGTCATACGTACCCGGGCCACACCTACCCGGACCGGCAGTACCCGGACCGGCCGGACACGCGCCAACCGGCCGCGCGCCGGCCGGAGTTGCGCTGGCCCGACCCGCAGCAGCCCGACCCGCTGGACGCGACCTGGCAGAGCGTCGACCAGTTCTTCAGCGACCCGCCGGAGCCCGGGACGGCCGCCGGAGTGCCCGAGGCGTCGGCGGGACCACCCGCAGGGCCGACCTGTCCCGCACCGCCCCTGACGTACGGTCCGGTCCGGCAGCAACAGCAACAGCAACAGCAACAACAGAAGCAGCCGCAGCAGCAGCCGTCCGTGTCCGAGGAGCCCGCCGCGCGGGTCGGGGCGGTCCCGGTGCTCGGCGCGCCACCGTACTCCGGGCCGAAGCCCCCGCTGTACGCGCCGGAGCCCCTGGAACTGCCCTCGGTCCGGCAGGATCCGACCGCGGCGCTGACGCCCGACATGGTGGTGGACGGGGCCGGGTACGGCGCCCTGACGGTGCGGGCGGCGTCCGTGCGCGGCGACTCGCACCGCTATCAGGGCGAGCCGCGCCAGGACTCCCTGGCCGTGGTGCGCCTCGGGGAACCCGGCGCGGACGGGCTGCTGCTGCTCGCGGTGGCGGACGGCGTGGGATCGGCGGCCCGTTCG
This genomic interval carries:
- a CDS encoding vWA domain-containing protein, with amino-acid sequence MQILPFYLLCDESGSMIGEPIDAINGALPDLHHEISTNPTVADKTRFCLIGFSDTATVLQPLVDLSDIDSVPALAAGGLTSYGDAFRTLLRCVEADVAGLKAEGHEVYRPVVFFLSDGIPTDPDWDQAYKEVTQSRFCPKIIAFGIGEAQESTIARVANFRAFMQKDSSVSPAQALREFASSLTRSIVRSAGSIGADGGNGFTLAVDDTVPGFSLVSLDKL
- a CDS encoding methyl-accepting chemotaxis protein → MDRQVIAQSVKDLAERPALGTRREELTALAVALRDQDVTALDPWSELDLLSAYARPESLRASGGQGGEHTVWSYAEGVLGALVFVPLILTWYGLTRASSAYGALTGADPRAASRPFLQLWQSGFEGRLTGAFSFGHVAMSATVAIAVLFALVLVHGLRRSAVARREEAADRAAEELMAVLVPTLTRAQLVLNQRRSSSPQRFAAELTGAAATLGRLGDEAVRVQKDLRSAASAVGDAVQAAEHRLAAVDTAVRPLEVAVGRVEAAVSDGGAQVREALAGVREASGEVRLAVQGAGDRVEESVTVLAASQRAYATGIEVTSDVSAQLFGRFGEVAEGTARAVEESQHAVRELNAQSRALRAAADAFARLVDELRADRQVRAHLTDPGDRTGRAHRTEGAEYPTDHRGRPADATGIPADRTGVSVDKPGRPGPRPADPRRDPPQLPPASLTEAR
- a CDS encoding protein phosphatase 2C domain-containing protein, with amino-acid sequence MENDMNAAGRPRTGPRQPDPQAPDGRTPAERRTPDGGQAHEDLAYPGHTYPGHTYPDRQYPDRPDTRQPAARRPELRWPDPQQPDPLDATWQSVDQFFSDPPEPGTAAGVPEASAGPPAGPTCPAPPLTYGPVRQQQQQQQQQQKQPQQQPSVSEEPAARVGAVPVLGAPPYSGPKPPLYAPEPLELPSVRQDPTAALTPDMVVDGAGYGALTVRAASVRGDSHRYQGEPRQDSLAVVRLGEPGADGLLLLAVADGVGSAARSHVGSQEACRLAAMELDSVAAELSEALRAGDRTGFAAVVDTAVGRVATLLAHRAREHGDDPAAYATTLRALLVPLDPRVRTRGFLAVGDGGTALLRAGGWNLSLTDPEHDGDGMIDTRTAALPHGHRARALLLAPALPGDVLVLCTDGLSTPLAGDAGMRDFLGSGWGTGAVPAPADFLWQLQYRVKSYDDDRTAVVLWEAVP